Below is a window of Pirellulales bacterium DNA.
TAGGCCTGCTCGGGCAGTCCAGCCAGGATGGGAGCAGACCGGCGAACCAGTAGTTGGTTCCAGCCCATGTGAGGTACTTTGAACTCGTGCGGAACCTGAAAGCGGACGACTTCGCCCGGCAGGATGCCGAGCCCCTCGTGCTGGCCATCTTCGTAGCCCACCTCGAAGAGCATCTGCAGACCCAGGCAGATGCCAAGAAATGGCTTGCCCGCTTCGATCGTATCGCGCACTGCGACGACCAGGTCGCGGCGGCGCAGCTCGGCGATGGCATCGCCGAAGGCTCCCACGCCTGGCAGAATGACCTTGTCGGCCTGGGCGACTTGCCGCGGATCGTTCGTGATGGTGGCGGAATGGCCGACGCGCTCGAAGCCCTTCTGCACGCTCCGCAGGTTGCC
It encodes the following:
- the hisH gene encoding imidazole glycerol phosphate synthase subunit HisH, yielding MIAIIDYGMGNLRSVQKGFERVGHSATITNDPRQVAQADKVILPGVGAFGDAIAELRRRDLVVAVRDTIEAGKPFLGICLGLQMLFEVGYEDGQHEGLGILPGEVVRFQVPHEFKVPHMGWNQLLVRRSAPILAGLPEQAYAYFVHSYHVVPRDRSMIATETDYAGLFTSMIWRGNLYATQFHPEKSQADGLQILRNFAELK